A genomic segment from Pseudoduganella chitinolytica encodes:
- a CDS encoding LysR family transcriptional regulator — protein sequence MTFTQLEIFVMVAEMRGFTSAALRLGISQSAVSHAIKSLEQELDAQLVEREQAAVTVTELGQRLLLRAREILGLAEAMRQDAAVARGLHKGLLRIGSFGPTSSLKLLPAILQAYRTRYPGVEVQIDEGPDGAVLQWVADRRVDVGFAVLPDDRFDTVPLVEDQLVALLPRDHPLAARDAVTLAELSEQPFIMPEAGCSALIEPLFAAAGLGPQVRYRMSQMVTVLHLVDNGDGITVLAELALPRGLAQSHAQIVLRPLRPAVRRRVGLIFRNLGRAAPAVQAFAEIARTVAKANPGTA from the coding sequence ATGACCTTCACCCAGCTGGAAATCTTTGTCATGGTGGCCGAGATGCGGGGCTTTACGTCGGCCGCGCTGCGGCTCGGCATCAGCCAGTCGGCCGTATCGCATGCGATCAAGTCGCTGGAGCAGGAGCTGGACGCGCAACTGGTCGAGCGCGAACAGGCCGCCGTCACGGTGACGGAACTGGGCCAACGCCTGCTGCTGCGCGCCCGCGAGATCCTCGGCCTGGCCGAAGCCATGCGCCAGGATGCCGCCGTGGCCCGCGGGCTGCACAAGGGCCTGCTGCGGATCGGTTCCTTCGGCCCGACCTCGTCGCTGAAACTGCTGCCGGCGATCCTGCAGGCCTACCGGACCCGCTACCCGGGCGTGGAAGTGCAGATCGACGAGGGGCCGGATGGGGCCGTACTGCAGTGGGTGGCGGACCGGCGCGTCGACGTCGGCTTTGCCGTCCTGCCGGACGACCGCTTCGACACGGTGCCGCTGGTGGAAGACCAGCTGGTGGCGCTGCTGCCGCGCGACCATCCGCTGGCCGCGCGCGACGCCGTCACGCTGGCCGAGCTGAGCGAGCAGCCGTTCATCATGCCGGAGGCGGGATGTTCGGCGCTGATCGAGCCGCTGTTCGCCGCGGCCGGGTTGGGGCCGCAGGTGCGCTACCGCATGTCGCAGATGGTGACGGTGCTGCACCTGGTCGACAACGGCGACGGCATCACCGTGCTGGCCGAGCTGGCGCTGCCCCGCGGGCTGGCACAGTCGCATGCGCAGATCGTGCTGCGGCCGTTGCGGCCCGCCGTGCGGCGCCGGGTCGGACTGATTTTCCGTAACCTGGGGCGCGCCGCGCCGGCCGTGCAGGCCTTTGCCGAGATCGCGCGCACCGTGGCCAAGGCTAACCCCGGCACAGCGTAA
- a CDS encoding MFS transporter: MRNNVSPLTVSPLTVVVCGGIVIGLAMGMRHVQGLFMLPMTAARGWGREEFAFALALQNLVWGLAQPLTGMLADRWGARRVLAAGCLAYGAGLALMAHAGSATQLALSGGLLIGLALAGTTFGVVYGAISRLVPVQRRSWALGMAGAVGGVGQFAMVPAAQGLIDGAGWAAALGVFAVVLALALPLAWPLDDRATADGDRPSQSMRQAIGEALSHRGFWLLNLGFLACGFQLAFLGAHFPAYLLDRGFPAATGVAALAIVALANVAGTYAWGQLGSQYRRKHLLAYLYLVRAGAMLAFVLLPPSSASVYLFSFVMGLTWLGTVPLTNGLVSQVFGVQYIGTLFGFVFVGHQLGGFLGVWLGGIVFDATRSYDLVWLAAIGVGLAAAALHWPIDDRAVSRLQAA, encoded by the coding sequence ATGAGGAATAACGTCTCGCCGCTGACCGTATCGCCACTGACCGTCGTCGTCTGCGGCGGCATCGTCATCGGCCTGGCCATGGGCATGCGCCACGTGCAGGGATTGTTCATGCTGCCCATGACGGCCGCGCGGGGCTGGGGCCGCGAGGAGTTCGCGTTCGCGCTGGCCTTGCAGAACCTGGTCTGGGGCCTGGCGCAGCCGCTGACGGGCATGCTGGCCGACCGCTGGGGCGCCCGCCGCGTCCTCGCGGCCGGCTGCCTGGCCTATGGCGCCGGGCTGGCGCTGATGGCCCATGCCGGCAGTGCCACGCAACTGGCGCTGTCCGGCGGCCTGCTGATCGGCCTGGCCCTGGCCGGCACGACGTTCGGCGTCGTCTACGGCGCCATCAGCCGGCTGGTACCGGTGCAGCGGCGCAGCTGGGCGCTGGGCATGGCCGGCGCCGTCGGCGGTGTCGGCCAGTTCGCCATGGTGCCGGCGGCGCAAGGCCTGATCGACGGCGCCGGCTGGGCCGCGGCGCTGGGCGTGTTCGCTGTCGTGCTGGCGCTGGCGTTGCCGCTGGCCTGGCCGCTGGACGACCGCGCGACGGCCGACGGCGACCGGCCCAGCCAGTCGATGCGCCAGGCCATCGGCGAGGCGCTGTCGCACCGCGGTTTCTGGCTGCTCAACCTGGGCTTCCTGGCCTGCGGCTTCCAGCTGGCCTTCCTGGGCGCGCACTTCCCCGCTTACCTGCTGGACCGGGGCTTTCCAGCCGCGACGGGGGTGGCGGCGCTGGCTATCGTGGCGCTGGCCAACGTGGCGGGCACGTACGCTTGGGGCCAACTGGGCAGCCAGTACCGCCGCAAGCACCTGCTGGCCTACCTGTACCTGGTGCGCGCGGGCGCCATGCTGGCGTTCGTCCTGCTGCCGCCCAGCAGCGCCAGCGTCTACCTGTTTTCGTTCGTCATGGGCCTGACGTGGCTGGGGACCGTGCCCCTGACGAACGGCCTGGTGTCGCAGGTCTTCGGCGTGCAGTACATCGGCACGCTGTTCGGCTTCGTGTTCGTGGGCCACCAGCTGGGCGGCTTCCTGGGCGTGTGGCTGGGCGGGATCGTGTTCGATGCCACCCGCTCGTATGACCTGGTGTGGCTGGCGGCGATCGGTGTCGGCCTGGCGGCGGCCGCGCTGCACTGGCCCATCGACGACCGCGCCGTCTCCCGGCTGCAGGCGGCCTGA
- a CDS encoding LysR substrate-binding domain-containing protein, which produces MSHALLNLPPLDALRGFVATARRLSITAAARDLCLTQSAVSRQIQALEERLGVPLLVRGNRQIVLTDAGQQLFALASPWLDQLAELTASLRQTPAVRPVTISASIGVASLWMLPRLGDFQAAHPGIDLRVETSNRVMDLQRESVDLAIRYAPAGGVPAAALHLFAEEIVPVASPAVAAGAFDGAAAPSGHVLLELHDRTHPFLHWTPWLRQRGLPGPTRGTLHFNQYDQLIQAAIEGNGVALGRLPLLLPALRDGRLAAWMPQRTAVDDYGYWLVQPDGPMRAEVDIVRGWLLQHAAATREALTAMR; this is translated from the coding sequence ATGTCGCATGCGCTGCTCAACCTGCCCCCGCTGGACGCCCTGCGCGGCTTCGTGGCGACCGCCCGGCGCCTGAGCATCACGGCGGCGGCGCGGGACCTGTGCCTGACGCAATCGGCCGTGAGCCGGCAGATCCAGGCACTGGAAGAACGCCTCGGCGTGCCCTTGCTGGTGCGCGGCAACCGCCAGATCGTGCTGACGGACGCGGGCCAGCAGCTGTTCGCGCTCGCCTCGCCGTGGCTGGACCAGTTGGCCGAGCTGACGGCGTCGCTGCGACAAACGCCGGCTGTCCGGCCCGTGACGATCTCCGCCAGCATCGGCGTGGCCTCCTTGTGGATGCTGCCGCGCCTGGGCGACTTCCAGGCCGCCCATCCCGGCATCGACCTGCGGGTGGAAACCAGCAACCGCGTCATGGACCTGCAGCGCGAGAGCGTGGACCTGGCAATCCGCTATGCCCCGGCAGGGGGCGTGCCCGCTGCCGCCCTGCACCTGTTCGCGGAGGAGATCGTGCCGGTCGCCAGCCCCGCCGTGGCAGCCGGCGCATTCGACGGTGCTGCCGCGCCATCGGGCCACGTGCTGCTCGAACTGCACGACCGCACGCATCCGTTCCTGCACTGGACGCCATGGCTGCGCCAGCGCGGCCTTCCCGGGCCAACCCGCGGCACGCTGCACTTCAATCAGTACGACCAGCTGATCCAGGCGGCCATCGAAGGCAATGGCGTCGCGCTGGGCCGCTTGCCGTTGCTCCTGCCGGCATTACGCGACGGCCGCCTCGCCGCCTGGATGCCACAGCGGACCGCCGTCGACGACTACGGCTACTGGCTGGTGCAGCCTGACGGACCGATGCGCGCGGAAGTCGACATCGTGCGTGGCTGGTTGTTGCAGCACGCGGCCGCCACGCGGGAGGCGCTGACGGCCATGCGCTGA
- a CDS encoding YdeI/OmpD-associated family protein → MPVAPKAQLPELSFADAAAWEAWLAREHARAPGAWLRIAKRGAGANTVQYPAALEVALCYGWIDGIKRRIDDDYWVQKFTPRAARSIWSKVNRDKVQALIDSGRMRPAGLKEIERARADGRWDAAYDSVSQATVPPGLQMALEANPAAQAFFATLDSRNRYAILHRLQTAKKPETRARRLEQFVQMLARGEKLHP, encoded by the coding sequence ATGCCCGTCGCACCGAAAGCGCAACTGCCCGAACTGAGCTTCGCCGATGCCGCCGCGTGGGAAGCCTGGCTGGCACGCGAGCATGCCAGGGCGCCGGGCGCCTGGTTGCGCATCGCCAAGCGGGGCGCCGGCGCAAATACGGTGCAGTATCCGGCGGCCCTGGAGGTGGCGCTGTGCTACGGCTGGATCGACGGCATCAAGCGCCGCATCGACGACGACTACTGGGTGCAGAAATTCACGCCGCGTGCGGCCCGCAGCATCTGGTCGAAGGTCAATCGCGACAAGGTGCAGGCGCTGATCGACAGCGGCCGCATGCGCCCCGCCGGCCTGAAGGAAATCGAGCGCGCCAGGGCGGACGGCCGCTGGGATGCGGCGTACGACTCCGTCAGCCAGGCCACCGTGCCGCCCGGGTTGCAGATGGCGCTGGAGGCCAACCCGGCCGCGCAAGCCTTCTTCGCCACCCTCGACAGCCGCAACCGTTACGCGATCCTGCACCGCCTGCAGACGGCGAAAAAGCCGGAGACGCGTGCCCGCCGGCTCGAGCAGTTCGTGCAGATGCTGGCGCGCGGCGAAAAACTGCACCCGTGA
- a CDS encoding DUF2269 family protein has translation MEYTIVKWLHILSSTFLFGTGIGSAWYLLFAVISRNVAAIAVVTRIVVIADWLFTGTTMIAQPATGFYLIHLAGYPMHSPWIMYSIGLFVLAALCWFPVVWLQMRLRDLSAAAASAGTPLPPAFWRYFKMWIVLGIPAFFAFLGVFYLMVAKPM, from the coding sequence ATGGAATACACGATCGTCAAATGGCTGCACATCCTGTCGTCCACCTTCCTGTTCGGCACGGGCATCGGCTCCGCGTGGTACCTGCTGTTTGCCGTCATCAGCCGCAACGTGGCCGCGATTGCCGTCGTCACGCGCATCGTCGTCATCGCCGACTGGCTGTTCACGGGCACGACGATGATCGCCCAGCCGGCCACCGGCTTCTACCTGATCCACCTGGCCGGCTACCCGATGCACAGTCCCTGGATCATGTATTCGATCGGCCTGTTCGTGCTGGCGGCGCTATGCTGGTTCCCGGTAGTGTGGCTGCAGATGCGGCTGCGCGACCTGTCGGCCGCCGCCGCCAGCGCGGGCACGCCGCTGCCCCCCGCGTTCTGGCGCTACTTCAAGATGTGGATCGTGCTGGGCATTCCCGCGTTCTTTGCGTTCCTCGGCGTGTTCTACCTGATGGTGGCCAAGCCGATGTAA
- a CDS encoding SDR family oxidoreductase translates to MLILLTGATGFLGSHLAPLLLAQGHRVLSAGRHKSPDPRIGFVQADFANDSEKSAWVARLSGVDVVINTVGIIREAPGQTFAALHTETPKALFAAAVDARVKLIVQVSALGADEAAVTAYHCSKKAADDFLATLPLRSRIVQPSLIYGPEGASSKMFRTLATMPFALQFGASPQPVQPVHIDDVCQAIVALLGETGGPRSERVALVGPAPLPFMGYLGALRRGLGLGRLHVLRLPSFVARLAARLGSFVPGSPLTPDALQMLDRGNTADPAPTVRLLGRPPRPVEKFIDRPQAARLDAQLGWLLPLLRVAIAIVWIWTAYVSAFAWPVEDSYRLLERTGIPTVLAPLMLYGASALDLLFGIGTLALPRRWRHWLWLAQAGLIGFYTVVIAFRLPEFLWHPYGPLSKNLPMLAAIWLLYELEKQPIKETREQ, encoded by the coding sequence ATGCTGATCTTGCTGACCGGCGCAACCGGTTTTCTTGGCTCGCACCTGGCACCGCTGCTGCTGGCGCAGGGCCATCGCGTGCTGAGCGCGGGGCGGCACAAGAGTCCCGATCCGCGCATCGGCTTCGTCCAGGCGGACTTCGCCAACGATAGCGAAAAATCCGCCTGGGTGGCGCGCTTGTCGGGCGTCGACGTCGTCATCAACACCGTCGGTATCATCCGCGAGGCGCCCGGCCAGACGTTTGCCGCGCTGCATACGGAGACGCCGAAAGCGTTGTTCGCGGCCGCCGTCGATGCGCGCGTGAAACTGATCGTCCAGGTCTCGGCACTGGGTGCGGATGAAGCGGCCGTCACCGCCTACCACTGCAGCAAGAAGGCCGCGGACGACTTCCTGGCCACGCTGCCGCTGCGTTCGCGCATCGTGCAGCCATCGCTGATCTACGGTCCGGAAGGGGCCAGCTCGAAGATGTTCCGCACGCTGGCGACGATGCCGTTCGCGCTGCAGTTCGGCGCGTCGCCGCAGCCCGTGCAGCCGGTCCATATCGACGACGTCTGCCAGGCCATCGTTGCTCTGCTGGGCGAAACGGGCGGTCCGCGCAGCGAACGCGTCGCCCTGGTCGGCCCCGCGCCGCTGCCCTTCATGGGCTACCTGGGCGCGCTGCGCCGCGGCCTGGGGCTGGGCCGGCTGCACGTGCTGCGGCTGCCATCGTTCGTGGCGCGGCTGGCGGCCCGGCTGGGCAGCTTCGTGCCGGGCAGCCCGCTGACGCCGGACGCACTGCAGATGCTCGATCGCGGCAACACGGCCGACCCGGCGCCAACGGTGCGGCTGCTGGGCCGGCCGCCCCGGCCTGTGGAAAAGTTCATCGACCGTCCACAGGCGGCCCGGCTGGACGCGCAACTGGGCTGGCTGCTGCCGCTGCTGCGCGTGGCGATCGCCATCGTGTGGATCTGGACAGCGTATGTGTCGGCCTTTGCCTGGCCTGTCGAGGACAGCTATCGCCTGCTCGAGCGTACCGGCATCCCGACCGTACTGGCGCCCTTGATGCTGTATGGCGCCAGCGCGCTGGACCTGCTGTTCGGGATCGGCACGCTGGCGCTGCCGCGCCGCTGGCGCCACTGGCTGTGGCTGGCCCAGGCGGGCCTGATCGGCTTCTACACCGTCGTCATCGCATTCCGGCTGCCGGAATTCCTGTGGCATCCGTACGGGCCGCTCAGCAAGAACCTGCCGATGCTGGCCGCCATCTGGCTGCTGTACGAGCTGGAGAAACAACCCATCAAGGAAACCAGGGAGCAATAA
- a CDS encoding response regulator, which translates to MKPLGIKAKVALATTLTSIVTIALVTALQAQRMRDDFTRVLFAQQDALVARTAQELDDKVVMLREIVTQSVRYQPRDLCTNPAGLRGFYENRAVLTLFDDVLVVSPQGIVIADIPALPNRPGVSVTDRAYFKRVMTERLPLIAEPVIGRGSKRPVVQMVAPVLGDDGEVRCIVIGALRLYKDNLLGHLRTAKVGRTGYFYAVTRAPRPVYVLHPQVERLMKPRLPGGSTAMTRALEEGFEGTLISKNIDGVRMLTSVKQLKSVPWILAASLPEDEAFAPFAGMQLRLAFWATLASLAAAATIALVTSRLMSPLIRLRNAIRALRHAPQDYVALPVKARDEIGELTLSFNDLMAQRQAADERAQALLTELAARADELERERDRAERANRAKSDFVANMSHEIRTPMNAVLGMAYLLQNTSLTAQQRKYLNMIRTAGDSLMGILNDVLDFSKIEAERMELSPVEFDLDDSMSTLATTMTMNAGDKELELAIVVAPDVPRLLRGDALRLQQVLVNLAGNAIKFTQQGEVVVQVDLVRREESRAVLRFEVRDTGMGMSHEQLGHLFQAFTQGDESITRRFGGTGLGLTITRRLIELMGGQIDVRSTPGEGSTFWFELPYDLVLHREAQRQPSIGPLSVLVAEDNRTNRDMIAQLIQAWGWHADLADSGAAALDLFQQSMRGHHPYDVVLADWHMTGRDGFAAAHAIRQAADGRRQPIVAMINAFARERLEEISNTPEADVVLVKPITSSTLFEALHQALVAKGGGEEAALADDGRADRLAGCHFLLVEDNLLNQAVARGLLEQAGATLDVVGDGQQALDVLGAAPDRYDIVLMDMQMPVMDGFTATAILRKELKLRLPVIAMTAGVLASERDRCVAAGITDFIAKPVVVEEMMAVIERHLPATRRSAVAVVQPAAEPPPTDPAEPVFNMDSLMRVMGRDPKGRALMCRMVQGALEGGMQPADAADRALAEGRLEDAAKIFHSLRGAIGVLGAKRLIRATMEAEMAIADRPGSDLAPHFAAVRRELEQVLAAGREWLAQAEPCA; encoded by the coding sequence ATGAAACCGCTGGGTATCAAGGCAAAAGTCGCGCTCGCGACCACGCTGACGTCGATCGTCACGATCGCGCTCGTCACTGCGCTGCAGGCGCAGCGCATGCGTGACGATTTCACACGCGTGTTGTTTGCCCAGCAGGACGCCCTGGTTGCCCGCACCGCGCAGGAGCTCGACGACAAGGTGGTGATGCTGCGCGAAATCGTGACCCAGTCGGTGCGCTACCAGCCGCGCGACCTGTGCACCAACCCGGCCGGCCTGCGCGGGTTCTACGAGAACCGCGCCGTGCTGACGCTGTTCGACGACGTGTTGGTCGTCAGCCCGCAGGGCATCGTCATCGCCGACATCCCGGCGCTGCCGAACCGTCCCGGCGTCAGCGTCACGGACCGGGCCTATTTCAAACGCGTGATGACGGAACGGCTGCCGCTGATCGCCGAACCCGTCATCGGCCGCGGCAGCAAGCGCCCCGTGGTGCAGATGGTGGCGCCCGTGCTGGGCGACGACGGGGAAGTGCGCTGTATCGTCATCGGCGCGCTGCGCCTGTACAAGGACAACCTGCTGGGCCACCTGCGCACTGCCAAGGTCGGCCGCACGGGGTACTTCTATGCCGTCACGCGTGCCCCGCGTCCCGTCTACGTGCTGCACCCGCAAGTCGAGCGGCTGATGAAGCCGCGCCTACCCGGCGGCTCGACCGCGATGACGCGCGCGCTGGAGGAAGGTTTCGAAGGGACGCTCATCAGCAAGAACATCGACGGCGTGCGAATGCTCACCAGCGTCAAGCAGCTCAAATCCGTGCCGTGGATCCTGGCCGCATCGCTGCCGGAGGACGAGGCCTTCGCGCCGTTTGCCGGCATGCAGCTGCGCCTCGCGTTCTGGGCCACGCTGGCGTCGCTGGCGGCCGCGGCCACCATCGCGCTGGTGACGTCGCGCCTGATGTCGCCGCTGATCCGCCTGCGCAACGCGATCCGCGCGTTGCGCCACGCACCGCAGGACTACGTGGCGCTGCCGGTCAAGGCGCGCGACGAGATCGGCGAGCTGACCTTGTCGTTCAACGACCTGATGGCCCAGCGCCAGGCGGCCGACGAGCGCGCCCAGGCCCTGCTGACCGAGCTGGCGGCGCGCGCCGACGAACTGGAACGGGAACGCGATCGCGCCGAACGGGCCAACCGCGCCAAGAGCGATTTCGTCGCCAACATGAGCCACGAGATCCGCACGCCGATGAATGCCGTGCTGGGCATGGCCTACCTGCTGCAGAACACGTCGTTGACGGCCCAGCAGCGCAAGTACCTGAACATGATCCGCACGGCCGGCGATTCGCTGATGGGCATCCTGAACGACGTGCTGGACTTCTCCAAGATCGAGGCCGAGCGCATGGAGCTGTCGCCCGTCGAATTCGACCTGGACGACTCGATGAGCACCCTGGCCACGACGATGACGATGAACGCGGGCGACAAGGAACTGGAGCTGGCCATCGTCGTCGCCCCGGACGTGCCGCGCCTGCTGCGCGGCGATGCGCTGCGCCTGCAGCAGGTGCTCGTCAACCTGGCCGGCAATGCCATCAAGTTCACCCAGCAGGGCGAGGTGGTGGTGCAAGTGGACCTGGTGCGGCGCGAGGAGAGCCGCGCCGTGCTGCGCTTCGAAGTGCGCGATACCGGCATGGGCATGAGCCACGAACAGCTGGGCCACCTGTTCCAGGCCTTCACGCAGGGCGACGAGAGCATCACGCGGCGCTTTGGCGGCACGGGCCTGGGCCTGACGATCACGCGCCGCCTGATCGAGCTGATGGGCGGCCAGATCGACGTGCGCAGCACGCCGGGCGAGGGCAGTACTTTCTGGTTCGAGCTGCCGTACGACCTGGTGCTGCACCGCGAGGCGCAACGGCAGCCGTCGATCGGGCCGCTCTCCGTGCTGGTGGCGGAAGACAACCGCACCAACCGCGACATGATCGCGCAACTGATCCAGGCATGGGGCTGGCATGCCGACCTGGCCGACTCGGGTGCCGCGGCGCTGGACCTGTTCCAGCAGAGCATGCGCGGGCACCATCCGTACGATGTCGTGCTGGCCGACTGGCACATGACGGGCCGCGACGGCTTCGCGGCGGCGCACGCCATCCGCCAGGCCGCCGACGGCCGCCGCCAACCCATCGTCGCGATGATCAATGCCTTCGCGCGCGAACGGCTGGAGGAGATCTCGAACACGCCCGAAGCGGACGTGGTACTGGTCAAGCCGATCACCAGTTCGACCTTGTTCGAGGCCCTGCACCAGGCGCTCGTCGCCAAGGGCGGGGGCGAGGAAGCCGCGTTGGCGGACGACGGCCGCGCCGACCGCCTGGCCGGCTGCCACTTCCTGCTGGTGGAAGACAACCTGCTGAACCAGGCGGTGGCACGGGGCCTGCTGGAACAGGCCGGCGCCACGCTGGACGTGGTGGGCGACGGCCAGCAGGCGCTCGACGTGCTGGGCGCGGCACCGGACCGCTACGACATCGTGCTGATGGACATGCAGATGCCCGTAATGGACGGCTTCACGGCCACCGCCATCCTGCGCAAGGAACTCAAGCTGCGACTGCCCGTCATCGCGATGACGGCCGGCGTGCTGGCGTCGGAGCGCGACCGTTGCGTGGCGGCCGGCATCACCGACTTCATCGCCAAGCCGGTCGTGGTGGAGGAAATGATGGCCGTGATCGAGCGCCATTTGCCGGCCACGCGCCGCAGCGCCGTTGCCGTCGTGCAGCCGGCAGCGGAGCCGCCGCCGACCGATCCGGCCGAGCCGGTCTTCAATATGGACAGCCTGATGCGCGTGATGGGGCGCGACCCGAAAGGGCGGGCGCTGATGTGCCGCATGGTGCAGGGGGCATTGGAAGGCGGCATGCAGCCCGCCGATGCCGCCGACCGCGCGCTGGCGGAAGGGCGGCTGGAAGACGCCGCGAAGATCTTCCACTCGCTGCGCGGCGCCATCGGGGTGCTGGGCGCCAAGCGCCTGATCCGCGCCACGATGGAGGCGGAGATGGCGATCGCCGACCGCCCCGGCAGCGACCTGGCGCCGCACTTTGCCGCCGTGCGGCGGGAACTGGAGCAGGTGCTGGCGGCCGGGCGCGAGTGGCTGGCGCAGGCGGAGCCTTGTGCGTGA
- the fnr gene encoding fumarate/nitrate reduction transcriptional regulator Fnr → MMQALPSYTLPGTTIDVLRARCATCSMHQLCLPMGLDMGDMDKLDKIIGRRRKVAKGDVLFRIGDPFSSLYAIRLGHFKTYQINANGEEQVTGFQMGGELLGMDAISTDKHYCSAMALEDSEVCEIPFSSLEQLLVDMPTLLRHFHRMMSQEITREQSVMLLLGNMQAAQRFAAFLVNLASRYEARGYSATAFQLRMSREDIGNYLGLTIESISRLLNKFKKLGLLSVSNRELQVLDLPRLKAITAGTETCA, encoded by the coding sequence ATGATGCAAGCGCTTCCCTCTTATACCCTGCCCGGCACGACCATCGATGTCCTGAGGGCCCGTTGTGCCACGTGCAGCATGCACCAGCTGTGCCTGCCGATGGGGCTCGACATGGGCGACATGGACAAGCTGGACAAGATCATCGGCCGCCGTCGCAAGGTGGCCAAGGGCGACGTGCTGTTCCGGATCGGCGACCCGTTCTCGAGCCTGTACGCGATCCGCCTGGGCCACTTCAAGACTTACCAGATCAACGCCAACGGCGAAGAGCAGGTGACGGGCTTCCAGATGGGAGGCGAACTGCTGGGCATGGACGCGATCAGCACCGACAAGCACTATTGCAGCGCGATGGCACTGGAGGACTCCGAGGTGTGCGAGATCCCGTTCTCCAGCCTGGAGCAGCTGCTGGTCGACATGCCGACCTTGCTGCGGCATTTCCACCGCATGATGAGCCAGGAAATCACGCGTGAGCAAAGCGTCATGCTTTTGCTCGGCAATATGCAGGCCGCGCAGCGCTTCGCCGCGTTCCTCGTCAACCTGGCATCGCGTTACGAGGCCCGGGGCTACTCGGCCACCGCGTTCCAGCTGCGCATGTCGCGCGAGGACATCGGCAATTACCTGGGCCTGACGATCGAGAGTATCAGCCGGCTGCTGAACAAGTTCAAGAAGCTTGGGCTGCTGAGCGTCAGCAATCGCGAGCTGCAGGTGCTCGATCTGCCGCGCCTGAAGGCCATTACGGCCGGTACCGAAACCTGCGCATAA
- a CDS encoding FixH family protein has translation MEQALNMTPPWYAQRWPWLLMAGPAIVLAACGYTGWIAFSQQDALVVGDYYKKGKAINQDLRRDRAAAALGLSVAVRYHAAEGKLAGRLATRDGGSVHGPVLLHLAHATQPEKDIRLLLRPDADGAFSIGLPMLERSRWVVLVEDDRRTWRLEGTWLWPVERDITLKAE, from the coding sequence ATGGAACAGGCTTTGAACATGACACCGCCGTGGTACGCGCAGCGCTGGCCCTGGCTGCTGATGGCCGGTCCCGCCATCGTGCTGGCCGCCTGCGGCTATACGGGCTGGATCGCGTTTTCGCAGCAGGATGCGCTGGTCGTCGGCGACTATTACAAGAAGGGCAAGGCCATCAACCAGGACCTGCGGCGCGATCGCGCGGCCGCGGCGCTGGGCTTATCGGTGGCGGTGCGCTACCACGCGGCCGAAGGCAAGCTGGCCGGCCGCCTGGCCACGCGCGACGGGGGTTCCGTCCACGGCCCCGTGCTGCTGCACCTGGCGCATGCGACGCAGCCGGAGAAGGACATCCGCCTGCTGCTGCGCCCGGACGCGGACGGCGCCTTCAGCATCGGCCTGCCGATGCTGGAACGCAGCCGCTGGGTGGTGCTGGTGGAGGACGACCGCAGGACGTGGCGGCTGGAAGGGACGTGGCTGTGGCCCGTCGAGCGCGACATCACGCTCAAGGCCGAGTAA